The proteins below are encoded in one region of Silene latifolia isolate original U9 population chromosome 2, ASM4854445v1, whole genome shotgun sequence:
- the LOC141642192 gene encoding RNA polymerase II C-terminal domain phosphatase-like 4 isoform X2, whose protein sequence is MAIALHSNNYAAMGGEIANSRRIFKRVKKKQDSVSCSHRRTWNDFCLHCGKKLRAHQINSTPYCKNLNRSCLSSISTSSSLEKSTNLRDGCDKKLCLVLDLDHTLVNSTAINDLSVDEQYLTSLDDAYRRGLIRLVRIGVLTKLRPFVRTFLSEASKMFELSIYTMGDRTYALEMAKLLDPENKYFDSRIISRDDCVGKHHKGLDVVKKPENSVLVLDDNESVWPQHKDNLILMDRYIYFSSSCRQFGCKAKSLSESKRDEDEMDGALSTTLQVLKRVHSDYVGSPLGKDVREILKNVRNRVLSECKVVFSGVFPRNFQASEHKLWKMAEELGATCCVDMESDVTHVVSNDGGTVKSRWAILEDKFLVNPRWIEATYLLWRRQLEDKFKEWREKTLMWVKKGASGCNMEL, encoded by the exons ATGGCAATTGCTTTACACAGTAACAATTACGCCGCCATGGGAGGAGAAATTGCTAATTCAAGAAGAATCTTCAAACGCGTAAAGAAGAAACAGGATTCTGTATCGTGTTCGCATCGTCGAACCTGGAACGATTTCTGCCTTCATTGCGGTAAGAAATTGCGTGCTCATCAAATTAATTCAACACCGTATTGTAAAAATCTTAATCGTTCTTGTTTATCTAGTATTAGTACTAGTAGTAGTTTAGAAAAATCGACGAATTTGCGAGACGGTTGTGATAAGAAGTTGTGTTTAGTTCTTGATTTGGATCATACGTTAGTTAATTCGACTGCGATTAACGATTTAAGCGTCGACGAGCAGTATTTAACTAGTTTAGATGATGCTTATAGACGCGGTTTAATTCGATTAGTTCGTATTGGTGTGTTGACGAAGTTACGGCCGTTTGTAAGAACGTTTTTGAGTGAAGCGAGTAAGATGTTTGAGTTGAGTATTTATACTATGGGTGATCGTACATATGCTCTTGAGATGGCGAAGCTTCTTGATCCTGAGAACAAGTATTTTGATTCGAGAATTATTTCGCGAGATGATTGTGTAGGTAAACATCATAAGGGGTTAGATGTTGTGAAAAAGCCGGAAAATTCAGTTTTGGTTCTTGACGATAATGAGAGTGTTTGGCCACAACACAAGGATAATCTTATATTGATGGATAGATATATTTATTTCTCGTCAAGTTGTCGTCAATTTGGGTGTAAGGCCAAGTCTTTGTCGGAGTCAAAGAGGGATGAGGACGAGATGGATGGAGCCTTGTCAACAACTTTGCAAGTTCTTAAACGAGTCCATAGCGACTATGTTGGGTCTCCTTTGGGTAAAGATGTGAGGGAGATATTGAAAAACGTCCGAAATAGGGTACTTAGTGAGTGTAAGGTTGTGTTTAGTGGAGTGTTTCCTAGAAATTTTCAAGCTTCTGAACATAAATTGTGGAAAATGGCCGAAGAATTAGGAGCAACTTGTTGTGTTGACATGGAGTCGGATGTCACACATGTTGTTTCAAACGATGGAGGAACTGTTAAATCGCGTTGGGCAATCCTCGAAGACAAATTTTTGGTTAATCCAAGATGGATTGAAGCTACTTATCTTCTTTGGAGAAGACAACTTGAAGATAAGTTTAAG GAATGGAGAGAAAAAACATTAATGTGGGTTAAGAAGGGTGCTTCGGGATGTAACATGGAACTTTGA
- the LOC141642192 gene encoding RNA polymerase II C-terminal domain phosphatase-like 4 isoform X3 has protein sequence MAIALHSNNYAAMGGEIANSRRIFKRVKKKQDSVSCSHRRTWNDFCLHCGKKLRAHQINSTPYCKNLNRSCLSSISTSSSLEKSTNLRDGCDKKLCLVLDLDHTLVNSTAINDLSVDEQYLTSLDDAYRRGLIRLVRIGVLTKLRPFVRTFLSEASKMFELSIYTMGDRTYALEMAKLLDPENKYFDSRIISRDDCVGKHHKGLDVVKKPENSVLVLDDNESVWPQHKDNLILMDRYIYFSSSCRQFGCKAKSLSESKRDEDEMDGALSTTLQVLKRVHSDYVGSPLGKDVREILKNVRNRVLSECKVVFSGVFPRNFQASEHKLWKMAEELGATCCVDMESDVTHVVSNDGGTVKSRWAILEDKFLVNPRWIEATYLLWRRQLEDKFK, from the exons ATGGCAATTGCTTTACACAGTAACAATTACGCCGCCATGGGAGGAGAAATTGCTAATTCAAGAAGAATCTTCAAACGCGTAAAGAAGAAACAGGATTCTGTATCGTGTTCGCATCGTCGAACCTGGAACGATTTCTGCCTTCATTGCGGTAAGAAATTGCGTGCTCATCAAATTAATTCAACACCGTATTGTAAAAATCTTAATCGTTCTTGTTTATCTAGTATTAGTACTAGTAGTAGTTTAGAAAAATCGACGAATTTGCGAGACGGTTGTGATAAGAAGTTGTGTTTAGTTCTTGATTTGGATCATACGTTAGTTAATTCGACTGCGATTAACGATTTAAGCGTCGACGAGCAGTATTTAACTAGTTTAGATGATGCTTATAGACGCGGTTTAATTCGATTAGTTCGTATTGGTGTGTTGACGAAGTTACGGCCGTTTGTAAGAACGTTTTTGAGTGAAGCGAGTAAGATGTTTGAGTTGAGTATTTATACTATGGGTGATCGTACATATGCTCTTGAGATGGCGAAGCTTCTTGATCCTGAGAACAAGTATTTTGATTCGAGAATTATTTCGCGAGATGATTGTGTAGGTAAACATCATAAGGGGTTAGATGTTGTGAAAAAGCCGGAAAATTCAGTTTTGGTTCTTGACGATAATGAGAGTGTTTGGCCACAACACAAGGATAATCTTATATTGATGGATAGATATATTTATTTCTCGTCAAGTTGTCGTCAATTTGGGTGTAAGGCCAAGTCTTTGTCGGAGTCAAAGAGGGATGAGGACGAGATGGATGGAGCCTTGTCAACAACTTTGCAAGTTCTTAAACGAGTCCATAGCGACTATGTTGGGTCTCCTTTGGGTAAAGATGTGAGGGAGATATTGAAAAACGTCCGAAATAGGGTACTTAGTGAGTGTAAGGTTGTGTTTAGTGGAGTGTTTCCTAGAAATTTTCAAGCTTCTGAACATAAATTGTGGAAAATGGCCGAAGAATTAGGAGCAACTTGTTGTGTTGACATGGAGTCGGATGTCACACATGTTGTTTCAAACGATGGAGGAACTGTTAAATCGCGTTGGGCAATCCTCGAAGACAAATTTTTGGTTAATCCAAGATGGATTGAAGCTACTTATCTTCTTTGGAGAAGACAACTTGAAGATAAGTTTAAG TGA
- the LOC141642192 gene encoding RNA polymerase II C-terminal domain phosphatase-like 4 isoform X1: MAIALHSNNYAAMGGEIANSRRIFKRVKKKQDSVSCSHRRTWNDFCLHCGKKLRAHQINSTPYCKNLNRSCLSSISTSSSLEKSTNLRDGCDKKLCLVLDLDHTLVNSTAINDLSVDEQYLTSLDDAYRRGLIRLVRIGVLTKLRPFVRTFLSEASKMFELSIYTMGDRTYALEMAKLLDPENKYFDSRIISRDDCVGKHHKGLDVVKKPENSVLVLDDNESVWPQHKDNLILMDRYIYFSSSCRQFGCKAKSLSESKRDEDEMDGALSTTLQVLKRVHSDYVGSPLGKDVREILKNVRNRVLSECKVVFSGVFPRNFQASEHKLWKMAEELGATCCVDMESDVTHVVSNDGGTVKSRWAILEDKFLVNPRWIEATYLLWRRQLEDKFKVANDNQNNFINKFWYILKKDKLNGINFLDWYQALRIVLKIERKEYVIETPLPTKPEASAPQAIHDAFKRHTCHSSEVTCIMLLTMNFELQKQFLNMEAYDMIMQLKNLFQEKHNIERNGEKKH; this comes from the exons ATGGCAATTGCTTTACACAGTAACAATTACGCCGCCATGGGAGGAGAAATTGCTAATTCAAGAAGAATCTTCAAACGCGTAAAGAAGAAACAGGATTCTGTATCGTGTTCGCATCGTCGAACCTGGAACGATTTCTGCCTTCATTGCGGTAAGAAATTGCGTGCTCATCAAATTAATTCAACACCGTATTGTAAAAATCTTAATCGTTCTTGTTTATCTAGTATTAGTACTAGTAGTAGTTTAGAAAAATCGACGAATTTGCGAGACGGTTGTGATAAGAAGTTGTGTTTAGTTCTTGATTTGGATCATACGTTAGTTAATTCGACTGCGATTAACGATTTAAGCGTCGACGAGCAGTATTTAACTAGTTTAGATGATGCTTATAGACGCGGTTTAATTCGATTAGTTCGTATTGGTGTGTTGACGAAGTTACGGCCGTTTGTAAGAACGTTTTTGAGTGAAGCGAGTAAGATGTTTGAGTTGAGTATTTATACTATGGGTGATCGTACATATGCTCTTGAGATGGCGAAGCTTCTTGATCCTGAGAACAAGTATTTTGATTCGAGAATTATTTCGCGAGATGATTGTGTAGGTAAACATCATAAGGGGTTAGATGTTGTGAAAAAGCCGGAAAATTCAGTTTTGGTTCTTGACGATAATGAGAGTGTTTGGCCACAACACAAGGATAATCTTATATTGATGGATAGATATATTTATTTCTCGTCAAGTTGTCGTCAATTTGGGTGTAAGGCCAAGTCTTTGTCGGAGTCAAAGAGGGATGAGGACGAGATGGATGGAGCCTTGTCAACAACTTTGCAAGTTCTTAAACGAGTCCATAGCGACTATGTTGGGTCTCCTTTGGGTAAAGATGTGAGGGAGATATTGAAAAACGTCCGAAATAGGGTACTTAGTGAGTGTAAGGTTGTGTTTAGTGGAGTGTTTCCTAGAAATTTTCAAGCTTCTGAACATAAATTGTGGAAAATGGCCGAAGAATTAGGAGCAACTTGTTGTGTTGACATGGAGTCGGATGTCACACATGTTGTTTCAAACGATGGAGGAACTGTTAAATCGCGTTGGGCAATCCTCGAAGACAAATTTTTGGTTAATCCAAGATGGATTGAAGCTACTTATCTTCTTTGGAGAAGACAACTTGAAGATAAGTTTAAG GTTGCTAATGATAATCAAAACAACTTCATCAACAAATTTTGGTATATCCTTAAAAAAGATAAACTAAATGGCATTAATTTTCTCGATTGGTATCAAGCTTTGAGAATAGTTCTtaaaatagagagaaaagagtaTGTCATTGAGACACCCCTTCCTACCAAACCAGAAGCGAGTGCTCCCCAAGCGATACATGATGCCTTTAAAAGGCACACTTGTCACTCTAGTGAAGTAACATGTATTATGTTATTAACGATGAACTTTGAGTTGCAAAAGCAATTCCTGAATATGGAAGCATACGACATGATCATGCAACTAAAGAACTTATTTCAAGAGAAACATAATATTGAGAG GAATGGAGAGAAAAAACATTAA